A genome region from Streptomyces sp. S4.7 includes the following:
- a CDS encoding ROK family transcriptional regulator, producing METPGSQSSLHRANLERVVRAVRMAGSLTQAEIARSTGLSAATVSNIVRELREGGTVEVTPTSAGGRRARSVSLSGDAGIVIGVDFGHTHLRVAVGNLAHQVLAEESEPLDVDASSAHGFGRAEELVERLIEATGIGRQKVIGVGLGVPGPIDVVSGTLGSTSILPGWTGINPGEEMAGRLGVPVYVDNDANLGALGELVWGSGRGVKDLAYIKVASGVGAGLVIEGQIYRGPGGTAGEIGHITLDESGPVCRCGNRGCMETFTAARYVLPLLRSSHGRDLTMERVVQLAREGDPGCRRVVADVGRHIGSGVANLCNLLNPSRVVLGGDLAEAGELVLAPIRESVSRYAIPSAARQLSVLPGALGGRAEVLGALALVLSEMGDSTLLESTLPVGSPVFT from the coding sequence GTGGAGACTCCAGGGTCGCAGTCGTCTCTGCACCGGGCGAATCTGGAGCGGGTCGTGCGCGCGGTGCGCATGGCCGGCTCGCTCACCCAGGCGGAGATCGCCCGGAGCACCGGACTGTCGGCGGCCACGGTCTCCAACATCGTCCGCGAGCTCAGGGAGGGCGGCACCGTCGAGGTGACGCCCACCTCGGCCGGGGGCCGCCGGGCCCGCAGCGTCTCGCTCAGCGGTGACGCGGGCATCGTCATCGGCGTCGACTTCGGCCATACGCACCTGCGGGTGGCCGTCGGCAACCTGGCCCACCAGGTGCTCGCCGAGGAGTCCGAACCGCTCGACGTCGACGCCTCCTCGGCGCACGGCTTCGGCCGGGCCGAGGAGCTGGTGGAGAGGCTGATCGAGGCCACCGGGATCGGCCGCCAGAAGGTCATCGGGGTGGGTCTGGGGGTGCCTGGCCCGATCGACGTCGTCTCGGGCACGCTCGGCTCCACCTCGATCCTGCCGGGCTGGACGGGGATCAATCCGGGCGAGGAGATGGCGGGCCGGCTCGGCGTGCCGGTGTACGTGGACAACGACGCCAATCTGGGTGCCCTCGGCGAGCTGGTCTGGGGGAGCGGCCGGGGTGTGAAGGACCTCGCGTACATCAAGGTCGCCAGCGGTGTCGGCGCCGGCCTGGTGATAGAGGGCCAGATCTACCGCGGCCCGGGCGGTACGGCGGGTGAGATCGGGCACATCACGCTCGACGAGTCGGGCCCCGTCTGCCGCTGCGGCAACAGGGGCTGCATGGAGACCTTCACCGCGGCCCGCTACGTACTGCCGCTGCTCAGGTCCAGCCACGGCCGCGATCTGACCATGGAGCGGGTCGTGCAGCTGGCCAGGGAGGGCGATCCGGGCTGCCGCCGGGTGGTCGCCGACGTCGGGCGCCACATCGGCAGCGGCGTCGCGAACCTCTGCAATCTGCTGAACCCCAGCCGGGTGGTGCTCGGCGGTGATTTGGCGGAGGCTGGGGAGCTGGTCCTCGCGCCGATAAGGGAGTCGGTGTCCCGGTACGCGATCCCGAGTGCGGCCAGACAGCTCTCGGTGCTTCCGGGGGCCCTCGGCGGACGCGCCGAGGTGCTGGGTGCGCTCGCACTCGTGCTGAGCGAAATGGGTGATTCGACCCTACTTGAGAGCACGCTGCCCGTCGGCTCGCCTGTCTTCACTTAG